Proteins encoded in a region of the Variovorax sp. PAMC 28711 genome:
- a CDS encoding LexA family protein, with the protein MTIHHLIREGRRRLGMSEQQFADAAGVTRGAVQQWEKPGGTAPNRANQPRVAGLLGVSLAELVSGGLQNISGVGYDMRAEVPLVSEVEAGNFTVIDNFKPDGKFERVPVTAPVKRHTYALRVHGDSMVSPSGDSFPEGSIIVVEPEMQPFSGDYVIALREGNQATFKQLVADGGDMYLKPLNPRYPIRSLEGAVVIGVVREFTKRFR; encoded by the coding sequence ATGACGATTCATCACCTCATCCGCGAAGGCCGCCGCCGCCTTGGCATGAGTGAACAGCAGTTTGCCGATGCCGCCGGCGTGACGCGGGGTGCCGTACAGCAATGGGAAAAGCCAGGCGGGACAGCACCCAACCGTGCCAACCAGCCGCGCGTTGCGGGTCTGCTCGGCGTGTCGCTTGCCGAACTCGTTTCGGGCGGTCTGCAGAACATCAGCGGGGTGGGTTACGACATGCGCGCTGAAGTCCCGCTGGTGTCCGAAGTCGAGGCCGGCAACTTCACCGTCATCGACAACTTCAAGCCCGACGGCAAGTTCGAGCGCGTGCCCGTCACCGCGCCAGTCAAGCGCCACACCTACGCGCTTCGCGTGCACGGCGACAGCATGGTCAGCCCCAGCGGCGACTCGTTTCCGGAGGGTTCCATCATCGTGGTGGAGCCCGAGATGCAGCCCTTTTCAGGCGACTACGTCATCGCCTTGCGAGAAGGCAACCAGGCCACCTTCAAGCAACTCGTGGCCGACGGCGGTGACATGTACCTGAAGCCGCTCAATCCGCGCTATCCGATCCGCAGCCTCGAAGGCGCCGTGGTCATCGGCGTGGTGCGCGAATTCACCAAACGGTTCCGCTGA
- a CDS encoding FKBP-type peptidyl-prolyl cis-trans isomerase, producing MQIQKDTVVTLQYKVADAQGKVLDAGKDPLVYLHGGYDNTFPKIEAALDGKAPGFQATLDLAPEDAFGPRDEGLVRAIPKADFPPGVKVGGQLQGRTDDGVEHAFTVMKVKGDKVLLDGNHPLAGVALRFSLQVTDVRTASEEEIAHKHVHGAHGHHH from the coding sequence ATGCAAATCCAAAAAGACACCGTCGTCACCCTCCAGTACAAAGTCGCCGATGCCCAGGGCAAGGTGCTCGACGCGGGCAAGGACCCGCTCGTTTACCTGCACGGGGGCTACGACAACACCTTCCCGAAGATCGAGGCGGCGCTCGACGGCAAGGCGCCGGGCTTTCAGGCCACGCTGGATCTCGCGCCCGAAGACGCCTTCGGGCCACGCGACGAGGGCCTGGTGCGCGCGATTCCCAAGGCCGACTTTCCGCCGGGCGTGAAGGTGGGCGGCCAGCTGCAGGGCCGCACCGACGACGGCGTGGAGCACGCGTTCACCGTCATGAAGGTCAAGGGCGACAAGGTGCTGCTCGACGGCAACCACCCGCTGGCCGGCGTGGCGCTGCGCTTCAGCCTCCAGGTGACCGACGTGCGCACCGCCTCCGAAGAAGAGATCGCGCACAAGCATGTGCACGGCGCTCACGGTCACCACCATTGA
- a CDS encoding IS5 family transposase, translating into MKQISLGASGFELSSKRTRKRDFLDEMNLVVPWAELVGLIQPHAPAGKTGRPPFAVETLLRIHFMQQWFTLSDPAMEEALYDVPLYCEFARLDPGMSRLPDESTILRFRHLLEAHGLALQIMATVNAMLTQRGLLLKSGTAVDATLIAAPSSTKNKDGLRDPEMHQTKKGNQWHFGMKAHIGVDADSGLVHTVIGTAANVNDVTQANALLHGQESSVHGDAGYQGAHKRLDARQDLTWHIAMRPGKRRMLDRTAEIDALIDKVEQLKASVRARVEHPFRVIKRQFGHVKVRYRGLAKNTAQLHTLFALSNLWMARGKLMQGAQG; encoded by the coding sequence ATGAAGCAAATCAGCCTTGGCGCCAGCGGGTTCGAACTCTCCAGCAAGAGAACGCGCAAGCGCGACTTTCTCGACGAGATGAACCTGGTGGTGCCTTGGGCCGAGCTGGTCGGGCTGATCCAACCCCACGCACCCGCTGGCAAGACCGGCAGACCTCCCTTTGCCGTGGAAACCCTGCTGCGCATCCACTTCATGCAGCAATGGTTCACCTTGTCGGACCCGGCCATGGAAGAAGCCTTGTACGACGTGCCCCTCTACTGCGAGTTTGCGCGGCTCGATCCCGGCATGAGCCGCCTGCCCGACGAGAGCACCATCCTCAGATTTCGTCACCTGCTTGAAGCCCACGGCCTGGCCTTGCAGATCATGGCGACGGTCAACGCCATGCTCACCCAGCGCGGCCTCTTGCTCAAGAGTGGCACCGCCGTCGATGCCACCCTCATTGCCGCACCGAGCTCCACCAAGAACAAGGACGGCTTGCGCGACCCCGAGATGCACCAGACCAAGAAGGGCAACCAATGGCACTTCGGGATGAAGGCGCACATCGGTGTGGATGCCGACTCTGGCCTGGTGCACACGGTGATCGGCACGGCGGCCAATGTGAACGACGTGACCCAGGCCAACGCATTGCTGCACGGGCAGGAGTCGTCGGTTCACGGGGATGCGGGCTACCAGGGAGCGCACAAGCGTCTTGATGCCCGGCAAGACCTGACCTGGCACATCGCCATGCGACCGGGCAAGCGAAGGATGCTGGACAGGACAGCCGAGATCGACGCGCTGATCGACAAGGTCGAGCAGCTCAAGGCCAGCGTGCGCGCCAGGGTGGAGCACCCGTTTCGGGTGATCAAGCGGCAGTTCGGCCATGTGAAGGTGCGATACCGGGGGCTGGCCAAGAACACGGCGCAATTGCACACGCTGTTCGCGTTGAGCAATCTGTGGATGGCCAGGGGCAAGCTGATGCAGGGCGCACAGGGATGA
- a CDS encoding metallophosphoesterase family protein, protein MHDMAVMQLEPADVDVRMVVLGHSHKTSIVEGDDVLFINLGSAGPWRFSLPILVAGLLIDDGRVRPRMLTLALWSQLAAFV, encoded by the coding sequence ATGCACGACATGGCCGTCATGCAACTGGAGCCGGCCGATGTCGACGTGCGCATGGTCGTCTTGGGCCACTCGCACAAGACGTCGATAGTCGAGGGCGACGACGTGCTGTTCATCAACCTCGGCAGCGCGGGGCCGTGGCGCTTCAGCCTTCCGATCTTGGTGGCGGGGTTGCTGATCGACGACGGCCGCGTGAGGCCTCGGATGCTCACGCTGGCTTTGTGGTCGCAATTAGCAGCCTTTGTGTAG
- a CDS encoding DEAD/DEAH box helicase yields the protein MAVLIPSLGACASRMTTGERRLAERLEQKLDSDYLLWYDVPVGPKRSHPDFIVLHPLRGLLILEVKDWRLETIQKATRGMWEIVPGGELKSVNNPFEQARHYAEEVVDALKRDPQLVQPSGKWQGMLTFPWSYGVVFSHITRRQFEASGLHHAIDGHRVICADEMQENADPEALQSQLWGMFPMLMRGALTLPQIDRVRWLLFPEVRVNSQRSLFDGSNADQDEAAERALPSILSVMDLQQEQLARSLGDGHRVIHGVAGSGKTMILGYRAEFLAQAANAAKPVLVLCYNEPLAVKLASIMEAKGLTERVHVRNFHKWCRQQLVAFGQELPPQKMATGAKMDEMVDRVIRAVDRKHIPSGQYLAVLIDEGHDFRPEWLKLVTQMVDPSTNSLLLLYDDAQSIYERQRSKQFSFKSVGIQAQGRTTVLKINYRNTRQILQTASQIAGGLLTAENSEQGEDGIPLLLPVSCGREGPEPMVINLPTLHEEAAKVAELLSAAHQEGHAWGDMAVLCRHYDGMEECARALTRRRLPHQVRHRSGDFRPLEDSIKVMTMHVSKGLEFPIVAVMGLNESSTKQDEVEAEARLLYVAATRATQRLLIATTKPA from the coding sequence ATGGCTGTTCTTATCCCGTCGCTCGGCGCCTGTGCGTCGCGCATGACAACTGGCGAGCGCCGTCTGGCCGAGCGGCTGGAACAGAAGCTCGATAGCGACTACCTGCTCTGGTACGACGTGCCGGTCGGGCCGAAGCGGTCGCACCCCGACTTCATCGTGCTGCACCCGCTCCGCGGCCTCCTCATCCTCGAGGTGAAGGACTGGCGGCTCGAAACCATCCAGAAGGCCACGCGCGGCATGTGGGAGATCGTGCCCGGCGGTGAGCTGAAGTCGGTCAACAACCCCTTCGAGCAGGCGCGGCACTACGCCGAGGAAGTGGTCGACGCGCTCAAGCGCGACCCGCAGCTGGTGCAGCCCAGCGGCAAGTGGCAGGGCATGCTGACCTTTCCGTGGAGCTACGGCGTCGTCTTCAGCCACATCACGCGACGGCAGTTCGAAGCCAGCGGGCTGCACCACGCCATTGACGGGCACCGCGTGATCTGCGCCGACGAGATGCAGGAGAACGCCGACCCCGAGGCGTTGCAAAGCCAGCTGTGGGGCATGTTCCCCATGCTCATGCGCGGCGCGCTGACCCTGCCGCAGATCGACCGCGTGCGATGGCTGCTGTTCCCCGAGGTGCGCGTGAACTCGCAGCGGAGCCTCTTCGACGGCAGCAACGCCGACCAGGACGAAGCGGCCGAACGCGCTCTGCCCAGCATCCTGAGCGTGATGGACCTGCAGCAGGAGCAACTGGCACGCAGCCTGGGTGACGGCCACCGCGTGATCCACGGCGTGGCCGGCTCGGGCAAGACCATGATCCTTGGCTACCGCGCTGAATTTCTCGCGCAAGCCGCCAACGCCGCGAAGCCCGTGCTCGTGCTTTGCTACAACGAGCCGCTGGCCGTGAAGCTCGCGTCGATCATGGAGGCCAAGGGCCTGACCGAGCGCGTGCACGTGCGCAACTTCCACAAGTGGTGCCGGCAACAGCTCGTCGCCTTCGGCCAGGAGCTGCCGCCGCAGAAGATGGCGACCGGCGCCAAAATGGACGAAATGGTCGACCGCGTGATCCGCGCCGTTGACCGCAAGCACATCCCGTCGGGCCAGTACCTCGCCGTGCTCATCGACGAAGGCCACGACTTCCGCCCCGAATGGCTGAAGCTGGTGACGCAGATGGTCGACCCGAGCACCAACAGCCTGCTGCTTCTGTATGACGACGCGCAGAGCATCTACGAGCGGCAGCGCAGCAAGCAGTTCAGCTTCAAGAGCGTCGGCATCCAGGCGCAGGGGCGCACCACGGTGCTGAAGATCAACTACCGCAACACGCGGCAGATCCTGCAGACCGCCAGCCAGATCGCCGGCGGGCTGCTCACGGCCGAGAACTCCGAGCAGGGCGAAGACGGCATCCCGCTGCTGCTACCCGTGAGCTGCGGCCGCGAAGGGCCGGAGCCGATGGTGATCAACCTGCCCACGCTGCACGAAGAAGCCGCGAAGGTCGCCGAGCTGCTGAGCGCTGCGCATCAGGAAGGGCATGCGTGGGGCGACATGGCGGTGCTGTGTCGGCACTACGACGGGATGGAGGAATGCGCGCGAGCGCTGACGCGGCGCAGGTTGCCGCATCAGGTGCGGCACAGGTCGGGGGATTTCAGGCCGCTGGAGGACAGCATCAAGGTGATGACGATGCATGTCAGCAAGGGGTTGGAATTTCCGATCGTGGCGGTGATGGGGCTTAACGAATCGTCTACCAAACAGGACGAGGTTGAAGCGGAAGCGCGGTTGCTCTATGTGGCTGCGACGCGAGCTACACAAAGGCTGCTAATTGCGACCACAAAGCCAGCGTGA
- a CDS encoding metallophosphoesterase family protein, with amino-acid sequence MPRIALISDTHNLLRPEAMAFLAGSDHIVHGGDIGGPEILARLAAIAPLSVVRGNNDTAPWAADIPVSLTVTLGGVAIHAVHDIADLQPDALDARVRVVVSGHSHKPSMVERDGVLFINPGSAGPRRFSLPISVAELQIDDGRVTARLVTLAVPPPARPR; translated from the coding sequence ATGCCCCGCATCGCCCTCATCTCCGACACCCACAACCTCCTGCGTCCCGAAGCCATGGCCTTCCTCGCCGGCAGCGACCACATCGTCCACGGCGGCGACATCGGCGGGCCGGAGATCCTGGCGCGGCTGGCGGCGATCGCGCCGTTGAGCGTGGTGCGCGGCAACAACGACACCGCGCCGTGGGCGGCGGACATTCCGGTGTCTTTGACGGTCACGCTCGGGGGCGTTGCGATTCACGCGGTGCATGACATCGCCGACCTGCAACCCGACGCCCTCGATGCGCGCGTGCGGGTGGTGGTGTCGGGGCATTCGCACAAGCCGTCGATGGTCGAGCGCGACGGGGTGCTGTTCATCAACCCGGGCAGCGCGGGGCCGCGCCGGTTCAGCCTGCCGATTTCGGTGGCGGAGCTGCAGATCGACGACGGCCGGGTGACGGCGCGGCTGGTCACGCTGGCCGTGCCGCCGCCCGCGCGACCCCGCTAG
- a CDS encoding CvpA family protein translates to MDLSTLTFAGFNAIDLLLVVVLLLGLWRGWRVGFVAGVLELACLAASLAAAFFASHWMAATLDREGWLPEPWASPAAFLGVFVLVQLVLGAIARRLIRPLQAGQTLRSINRALGIVPGAAKGAINAMVIAVLLTALPLTDSITRASQASVLVTPLGEPADWLERRLGPIFNPAVERSLQALMVEPQSQERVALPFVVTNPPPRPDLEAAMLVLVNAERAKVGGLRVLTADTETLDVSRAHSRDMFARSYFAHVTPEGRTPFDRLRAAKLGYRAAGENLALARTLDMAHQGLMNSPGHRANILHPAFGRVGIGIVDGGRHGLMITQTFRN, encoded by the coding sequence ATGGACCTTTCGACTTTGACCTTCGCGGGCTTCAACGCCATCGACCTGCTGCTCGTGGTGGTGCTGCTGCTCGGACTCTGGCGCGGGTGGCGCGTCGGCTTCGTGGCCGGCGTGCTCGAACTCGCCTGCCTGGCGGCCAGCCTGGCCGCCGCCTTCTTTGCGAGCCACTGGATGGCGGCCACGCTCGACCGCGAAGGCTGGCTGCCCGAGCCCTGGGCCTCGCCCGCCGCGTTCCTGGGCGTCTTCGTGCTCGTGCAGCTGGTGCTGGGCGCGATCGCCCGCCGGCTGATCCGGCCCTTGCAGGCCGGCCAGACGCTGCGGTCGATCAACCGGGCGCTGGGCATCGTGCCGGGCGCTGCCAAGGGCGCCATCAACGCGATGGTGATCGCGGTGCTGCTCACCGCGCTGCCGCTGACCGACAGCATCACGCGGGCGTCGCAAGCGAGCGTGCTGGTCACGCCACTGGGCGAGCCGGCCGACTGGCTGGAGCGCCGGCTGGGGCCGATCTTCAATCCTGCCGTGGAGCGCAGCCTGCAGGCGCTGATGGTCGAGCCCCAATCGCAGGAGCGGGTGGCACTGCCCTTCGTGGTGACGAACCCGCCGCCGCGGCCCGACCTCGAAGCGGCAATGCTGGTGCTGGTCAACGCGGAGCGCGCCAAGGTCGGTGGGCTGCGCGTGCTCACCGCCGACACCGAAACGCTGGACGTGTCGCGTGCTCATTCGCGCGACATGTTCGCCCGCAGCTACTTCGCGCATGTCACGCCCGAAGGACGCACGCCCTTCGACCGGCTGCGCGCCGCGAAGCTCGGCTACCGCGCGGCCGGCGAAAACCTCGCGCTGGCGCGCACGCTCGACATGGCACACCAGGGACTCATGAACTCGCCGGGCCATCGCGCCAACATCCTGCATCCGGCTTTCGGACGGGTGGGCATCGGCATCGTGGATGGCGGACGCCACGGGTTGATGATCACGCAGACCTTTCGGAACTGA
- a CDS encoding DUF3606 domain-containing protein: protein MANPNESPTSQPGAEPDRVDLASEASVAEWSKKLAVTEMQLKEAVSKVGDRATDVEMHLKGSRSTTNEERVDEAGGA, encoded by the coding sequence ATGGCCAACCCCAACGAATCCCCCACGTCCCAACCCGGCGCCGAGCCCGATCGCGTCGACCTCGCCTCAGAGGCGTCGGTCGCCGAGTGGTCGAAGAAGCTCGCCGTGACCGAAATGCAATTGAAGGAAGCCGTCTCCAAGGTCGGCGACCGCGCGACCGATGTCGAAATGCACCTCAAGGGCAGTCGCAGTACGACGAACGAAGAGCGCGTCGACGAGGCGGGCGGCGCGTGA
- the glgX gene encoding glycogen debranching protein GlgX, which yields MNATTPTPALEEGAPHPLGATYTGNGVNFAVFSAHATQVQVCIYDASGTTETACHVLPEYTDEVWHGFVPGLKPGTRYGLRVHGPYEPEKGHRFNHHKLLLDPYAKAHMGELKWGPEVFGYTVGHPDGDLSFDERDSAPFMPKCVVVDSRFEWKQTDAVRVPWNQTVFYETHVRGFTMQHPAVPELFRGTFAGLARDEVLGPIKALGVTSVELLPIQMFLNQPFLTEKGLTNYWGYDTIGFFALDQRYMDGPNIDEFKNMVDRFHAHGLEVILDVVYNHTPEGNEMGPTLSFKGIDNASYYRLMPPGEDGLGQRYYINDTGTGNTVNLSHPRVLQMVTDSLRYWVTEMHVDGFRFDLATILAREPHGFDEGGGFLKSCRQDPVLSSVKLIAEPWDIGPGGYQVGGFPPGWAEWNDQFRDTVRAFWKGDEAMAPALAQCLTASSDRFNRRGRRPWASVNFISAHDGFTLADTVSYNEKHNEANNEGNRDGHGDNRSWNCGVEGPTDNEEVLALRARQQRNMLATLLLSQGTPMLLAGDEFGRTQKGNNNAYCQDDDISWVDWAQAGEARGEALAAFTRHVLGLRNALPVLRRNRFLTGQFSEAAQVKDATWLAPDGAEMDEAHWQDAQTRCFGLLLEGTAPGSSLPRAASDDSVLLVFNAWEGAIDFVLPPRDEGKAWTRIVDTAHDAQEEDTFQPGDSYTVTGRSFLVFRAPA from the coding sequence ATGAACGCCACCACCCCCACTCCCGCACTCGAAGAGGGCGCGCCGCACCCGCTCGGCGCCACCTACACCGGCAACGGCGTCAATTTCGCGGTGTTCTCCGCGCATGCCACGCAGGTGCAGGTCTGCATCTACGACGCGTCGGGCACGACCGAAACCGCCTGCCACGTGCTGCCCGAATACACCGACGAGGTGTGGCACGGCTTCGTGCCCGGCCTCAAGCCCGGCACGCGCTACGGCCTGCGCGTGCATGGCCCCTACGAGCCCGAGAAGGGCCACCGCTTCAACCACCACAAGCTGCTGCTCGACCCGTATGCCAAGGCGCACATGGGCGAGCTCAAGTGGGGCCCCGAGGTGTTCGGCTACACGGTCGGCCACCCGGACGGCGACCTGAGCTTCGACGAGCGCGACAGCGCGCCCTTCATGCCCAAGTGCGTGGTGGTCGATTCGCGCTTCGAGTGGAAGCAGACCGATGCGGTGCGCGTGCCATGGAACCAGACCGTGTTCTACGAAACCCACGTGCGCGGCTTCACGATGCAGCACCCGGCCGTGCCCGAGCTGTTCCGCGGCACCTTCGCCGGGCTGGCCCGCGACGAAGTGCTCGGCCCCATCAAGGCGCTGGGCGTGACCAGCGTCGAGCTGCTGCCGATCCAGATGTTCCTGAACCAGCCCTTCCTCACCGAAAAGGGCCTGACCAACTACTGGGGCTACGACACCATCGGCTTCTTCGCGCTCGACCAGCGCTACATGGACGGCCCGAACATCGACGAGTTCAAGAACATGGTCGACCGCTTCCATGCCCACGGGCTCGAAGTGATCCTCGACGTGGTCTACAACCACACGCCCGAAGGCAACGAGATGGGCCCGACGCTGTCGTTCAAGGGCATCGACAACGCGAGCTACTACCGGCTGATGCCGCCCGGCGAAGACGGGCTCGGCCAGCGCTACTACATCAACGACACCGGCACCGGCAACACCGTCAACCTGAGCCATCCGCGCGTGCTGCAGATGGTGACCGACAGCCTGCGCTACTGGGTCACCGAAATGCACGTCGACGGCTTCCGCTTCGACCTCGCGACCATCCTGGCGCGCGAGCCGCACGGCTTCGACGAAGGCGGCGGCTTTCTCAAGAGCTGCCGGCAAGACCCGGTGCTCTCCAGCGTCAAGCTCATCGCCGAGCCGTGGGACATCGGCCCGGGCGGCTACCAGGTCGGCGGCTTTCCGCCCGGCTGGGCCGAGTGGAACGACCAGTTCCGCGACACCGTGCGCGCGTTCTGGAAGGGCGACGAAGCGATGGCGCCGGCGCTCGCGCAGTGCCTGACGGCCAGCAGCGACCGCTTCAATCGCCGCGGGCGCCGTCCCTGGGCCAGCGTCAATTTCATCAGCGCGCACGACGGCTTCACGCTGGCCGACACGGTCAGCTACAACGAGAAGCACAACGAAGCCAACAACGAAGGCAACCGCGACGGCCACGGCGACAACCGCAGCTGGAATTGCGGCGTCGAAGGCCCGACCGACAACGAGGAAGTGCTCGCACTGCGCGCCCGCCAGCAGCGCAACATGCTCGCGACGCTGCTGCTCTCGCAAGGCACGCCGATGCTGCTGGCCGGCGACGAATTCGGCCGCACGCAAAAGGGCAACAACAACGCGTATTGCCAGGACGACGACATCTCCTGGGTCGACTGGGCGCAGGCCGGCGAAGCACGCGGCGAGGCGCTCGCCGCCTTCACGCGCCACGTCCTGGGCCTGCGCAACGCCCTGCCCGTGCTACGCCGCAACCGCTTTCTCACCGGCCAGTTCAGCGAAGCCGCGCAGGTGAAGGATGCGACCTGGCTCGCGCCCGATGGCGCCGAGATGGACGAGGCGCATTGGCAGGACGCGCAGACGCGCTGCTTCGGCCTGCTGCTCGAAGGCACCGCACCCGGTTCGTCGCTGCCGCGCGCCGCGTCGGACGACAGCGTGCTGCTTGTCTTCAATGCGTGGGAAGGCGCGATCGACTTCGTGCTGCCACCGCGCGACGAAGGCAAGGCGTGGACGCGCATCGTCGACACCGCGCACGACGCGCAGGAAGAAGACACGTTCCAGCCGGGCGACAGCTACACCGTCACCGGCCGGTCGTTCCTGGTGTTCCGCGCCCCCGCCTGA
- a CDS encoding trypsin-like peptidase domain-containing protein, with product MAESILLTAARVSTFDGDRLLTGASGFFFLRDERLFFVTSRHVVIDAPTKHFPNRIEIELHTDAVNLTQASALSVWLYVDGKSVWRQGSDMGGEIDVAAIELDRSALPPSVAMQAFTPAHLQSTLDEVEVGSALLVVGYPLGFHDVIYHLPVVRHAVIASSFGVRFQGQGYFLTDARTHRGTSGAAVVMRAPGTDPALPWKLLGVHSSRMDMNTRDLVLDESLGLNCAWYADILLTLTGNPAAPPVPAPAAPAAT from the coding sequence ATGGCCGAATCCATCCTCCTCACCGCCGCCCGTGTTTCCACCTTCGACGGCGACAGGCTGCTGACCGGCGCCAGCGGGTTTTTCTTCCTGCGCGACGAGCGGCTTTTCTTCGTGACCAGCCGGCACGTCGTCATCGATGCGCCCACCAAGCATTTTCCGAACCGCATCGAGATCGAGCTGCACACCGATGCCGTCAACCTGACGCAGGCGAGCGCGCTGTCGGTCTGGCTGTACGTCGACGGCAAGAGCGTCTGGCGCCAGGGCAGCGACATGGGCGGCGAGATCGACGTGGCGGCCATCGAGCTCGACCGCTCGGCGCTGCCGCCGTCGGTGGCGATGCAGGCGTTCACGCCCGCGCATCTGCAGAGCACGCTGGACGAGGTCGAAGTCGGCAGCGCGCTGCTGGTCGTCGGCTACCCGCTGGGCTTTCACGATGTGATCTATCACCTGCCGGTGGTGCGGCACGCGGTCATCGCGTCGTCGTTCGGGGTCCGCTTCCAGGGGCAGGGCTATTTCCTGACCGACGCGCGCACCCATCGCGGCACCAGCGGCGCCGCCGTGGTGATGCGCGCGCCCGGAACCGACCCGGCGCTGCCCTGGAAGCTGCTCGGCGTGCACTCGTCGCGCATGGACATGAACACGCGCGACCTCGTGCTCGACGAGTCGCTCGGCCTCAACTGCGCGTGGTACGCCGACATCCTGCTGACCCTCACGGGGAACCCGGCGGCGCCACCGGTGCCGGCACCGGCGGCGCCGGCAGCCACCTGA
- a CDS encoding MFS transporter codes for MTRRSTRSAWLMLMTLTTAFALSQSYRTVAAIMANQLQKDFALTAQQLGLFAGAFHFAFGALQLFMGIGIDLQGVRRTVLFAWPLAIVGAVVSGLSHDFAWLVFGQVLVGIGCAPAFLVCTVFIARQFPPERFAQVSGLTLGIGSVGMLLTGTPLAWVIDHSSWRMGFFALAIGSVAAWGAIFWLVHDAAPTPDAQTAPSPAGPPKPSVLGAIRSYGALFRLPHTLGIVALASVTYASFLSLRGLWLGPLLIERHGFSLVQSGNVAVIVSVVGMFGPPLFGRLDPGNTRRRRWITGFTLAVAAIFAVMALNPGATLDVVGSVLVGVLSGYIVLEYADTKAAYPASMTGRAMAVFTMAMFLGVAVMQWFTGVVASVAAAHGFDTFMAVLFTIAGLLALGAAAFRWLPAPPVPAPVAPPGSP; via the coding sequence ATGACACGCCGCTCCACCCGTTCTGCCTGGCTCATGCTGATGACGCTGACCACCGCCTTCGCCCTGAGCCAGTCGTACCGCACGGTGGCCGCCATCATGGCGAACCAGCTGCAGAAGGATTTCGCGCTCACCGCGCAGCAGCTCGGCCTGTTCGCGGGCGCGTTTCACTTCGCGTTCGGCGCGCTGCAGCTCTTCATGGGCATCGGCATCGACCTGCAGGGCGTGCGGCGCACGGTGCTGTTCGCCTGGCCGCTGGCGATCGTCGGCGCGGTGGTGTCGGGGCTCTCGCACGACTTCGCCTGGCTGGTGTTCGGCCAGGTGCTCGTGGGCATCGGCTGCGCGCCGGCCTTCCTGGTGTGCACCGTGTTCATCGCGCGGCAGTTTCCGCCGGAGCGTTTCGCGCAGGTGTCGGGCCTCACGCTGGGCATCGGCTCGGTCGGCATGCTGCTGACGGGCACGCCGCTGGCCTGGGTGATCGACCACAGCTCGTGGCGCATGGGCTTCTTCGCGCTCGCGATCGGCTCGGTGGCCGCGTGGGGGGCGATCTTCTGGCTGGTGCACGACGCGGCACCGACGCCCGACGCGCAGACCGCGCCCTCTCCGGCTGGCCCGCCGAAACCGTCGGTGCTCGGCGCGATCCGCAGCTATGGCGCGCTGTTCCGACTGCCGCATACGCTCGGCATCGTCGCGCTCGCCTCGGTCACGTATGCGTCGTTCCTGTCGCTGCGCGGGCTGTGGCTCGGGCCGCTGCTGATCGAGCGGCACGGCTTCTCGCTGGTCCAGAGCGGCAACGTGGCAGTGATCGTCTCGGTGGTCGGCATGTTCGGCCCGCCGCTCTTCGGCCGGCTCGACCCGGGCAACACGCGGCGCCGCCGCTGGATCACCGGCTTCACGCTGGCGGTCGCGGCGATCTTCGCGGTGATGGCGCTGAACCCGGGCGCCACGCTGGACGTCGTCGGCTCGGTGCTGGTCGGCGTGCTGTCGGGCTACATCGTGCTGGAGTACGCCGACACCAAGGCCGCCTACCCGGCCAGCATGACGGGCCGTGCGATGGCGGTCTTCACGATGGCGATGTTCCTCGGCGTGGCAGTGATGCAGTGGTTCACCGGCGTGGTCGCTTCGGTGGCGGCGGCGCACGGCTTCGACACCTTCATGGCGGTGCTCTTCACCATCGCGGGGCTGCTGGCGCTGGGCGCCGCGGCCTTCAGGTGGCTGCCGGCGCCGCCGGTGCCGGCACCGGTGGCGCCGCCGGGTTCCCCGTGA